In Thermus islandicus DSM 21543, a single genomic region encodes these proteins:
- a CDS encoding ankyrin repeat domain-containing protein, with the protein MKDFGPDFRTPLGLTPLMLAARAGNREFLEALLAQGADPEARDPFGYTPFLHALERALEEETFARERFPLVADLLAPTALDVQAEGHLVRLYPRMAEYWAFLAALASLKALALPQVRLRGPLLLEGVTAHHLTESLGRLPPALLPATLARKETLEERRAYLGAVLARSEVNSDYRPARRLFLRVRRGRYLPNPRLLLRLREGEAAWTPLAEVMDLEGLGLGGPHLEGQAWGA; encoded by the coding sequence GTGAAGGACTTCGGACCCGACTTCCGCACCCCCTTGGGCCTCACCCCCCTGATGCTGGCGGCCCGGGCGGGAAACCGGGAGTTCCTCGAGGCCCTCCTGGCCCAGGGGGCCGACCCCGAAGCCCGCGACCCCTTCGGCTACACCCCCTTCCTCCACGCCCTGGAGCGGGCCCTTGAGGAGGAGACCTTTGCCCGCGAGCGCTTTCCCCTGGTGGCCGACCTCCTGGCGCCCACGGCCTTGGACGTCCAGGCCGAGGGGCACCTGGTGCGCCTTTACCCCCGGATGGCGGAGTACTGGGCCTTCCTGGCGGCCCTGGCCAGCCTCAAGGCCCTGGCCCTCCCGCAAGTGCGCCTGCGGGGGCCCCTTTTGCTGGAGGGGGTCACGGCCCACCACCTGACGGAAAGCCTGGGCCGCCTGCCTCCCGCCCTTCTGCCCGCCACCTTGGCCCGTAAGGAGACCTTGGAGGAGCGGAGGGCCTACCTGGGAGCGGTCCTGGCCAGGAGCGAGGTGAATAGCGACTACCGTCCTGCCCGAAGGCTCTTCCTCAGGGTGCGCCGGGGGCGGTATTTGCCCAACCCCCGCCTCCTCTTGCGCCTGCGGGAAGGGGAGGCGGCCTGGACCCCCTTGGCGGAGGTGATGGACTTAGAGGGGCTGGGACTGGGAGGGCCCCACCTTGAGGGGCAGGCATGGGGCGCTTGA